Proteins encoded within one genomic window of Dehalococcoidia bacterium:
- a CDS encoding response regulator encodes MEEKRVEKREILIVDDEPDFASALKGALTSAACEVVTTSSKAEAQEAVKTLNPDLVILGTLSPRGEAFSLHQWLRENPKTKDLPIIVMDAPPEKQLVKGWRRDEAALMDAEDYVSKPVEPGALASRAHTILERATKRIKVLIVDDHWVVRDGIKSVLELQTDIEVIGQAENGKDALEKVGNLSPDIVIMDIVMPEMNGLEATKQIYNKYPQTRVVMLSQYDDEENILAAEQIGAYGFIPKRAASAQLVNAIRAVHYVGKRLQRPAPASD; translated from the coding sequence ATGGAAGAGAAGCGGGTGGAGAAGAGAGAGATCCTAATCGTAGATGACGAACCGGATTTTGCCTCAGCTTTAAAAGGCGCTCTGACGAGTGCGGCATGTGAGGTTGTTACCACCTCCAGCAAAGCAGAGGCACAGGAAGCAGTCAAGACGCTAAATCCTGACCTGGTAATTCTGGGAACACTGAGCCCCCGTGGAGAAGCGTTCTCGCTGCATCAATGGTTGAGAGAGAATCCCAAGACCAAGGATTTGCCCATTATAGTCATGGATGCACCCCCTGAAAAGCAACTCGTCAAGGGGTGGAGGAGAGACGAGGCAGCGTTGATGGATGCCGAGGACTATGTTTCAAAGCCGGTTGAGCCTGGTGCGTTAGCCTCCAGAGCCCATACAATTCTGGAAAGGGCAACCAAGCGCATAAAAGTGCTGATAGTGGATGACCATTGGGTAGTCAGGGACGGCATCAAATCTGTACTAGAGCTACAAACTGACATTGAAGTGATTGGTCAAGCTGAGAATGGGAAAGATGCGCTGGAAAAAGTAGGTAATCTTTCCCCTGACATTGTGATAATGGATATAGTGATGCCTGAAATGAACGGTCTAGAAGCGACCAAGCAGATATATAACAAATACCCTCAAACGAGAGTTGTGATGTTATCTCAATACGACGACGAGGAGAATATCCTTGCCGCCGAGCAGATAGGAGCTTATGGTTTCATCCCTAAGCGAGCTGCAAGCGCTCAACTGGTGAATGCTATAAGGGCTGTCCATTATGTGGGAAAGCGTCTGCAAAGGCCTGCTCCAGCTTCGGACTGA